Proteins from a single region of Oreochromis niloticus isolate F11D_XX linkage group LG7, O_niloticus_UMD_NMBU, whole genome shotgun sequence:
- the lg7h18orf54 gene encoding lung adenoma susceptibility protein 2, producing MEYSGPLGHSLSPESTVTSLLSSSGYLRSSLLPPQHDTSFRYKDREYDSASAALDAYIKDFERSRQNRDSSLTGKLVLPQSLPSTPCRHRVGTLRNKDVLRERLTEKELDFLNLPMSPLHHRVNWDRHSMTTDELLSVPFDGSMPVTHTTAFIQDFLSRPAASQPCPSSTCRLLHHHSLPPTTSRSTRCRDRPRAATFKPGAHISSFKRSEQALASSSLYLPHWFTSNKADLDCSGITSVPDLKYPAWLQGCDLSEPPAQSELWDDHDVLPPGAPRTRAPSWVADLEKDEDPDQTPAEVGSQQALRDLRLQFAEQISLLTTERKSSDVVMNMYQDNRIESLIQKADQVLNSLSQSSGQAESPADSVSPVKTEELLHHSPSHCPLDSAAGGCTEELTDRGAEDLSHENSIWKQPGPVEALKQMLFRLQAVEAELQRQQQAPAAPTLSEWLLTSATQWSVGNAELQELQELQSFPGRPSLERALHHLNCLKMLVEEPRQKHRATEEEKDDDEGRYSSSSVDRLVYSQQEPSGN from the exons ATGGAGTACAGCGGTCCGTTGGGTCACTCTCTGTCACCAGAGTCCACGGTGACCTCCCTACTGTCCAGTTCAGGTTACCTGAGGAGCAGCCTGCTGCCTCCTCAACACGACACCAGCTTCAGATACAAAGACAGG GAGTATGACTCTGCTTCGGCGGCTCTGGATGCTTACATCAAAGATTTTGAGAGGAGTCGTCAGAACCGCGACTCGTCGTTGACTGGAAAGCTGGTTCTGCCGCAGAGCCTACCCTCCACTCCGTGCAGGCACAGAGTGGGCACGCTCAGAAACAAAGATG ttcttAGGGAGCGTTTGACCGAGAAAGAGCTGGACTTCCTGAACCTCCCCATGAGCCCCCTCCATCACCGCGTTAACTGGGACAGACACTCCATGACAACAGATGAACTGCTGTCAGTCCCTTTCGACGGCTCGATGCCCGTCACCCACACCACAGCCTTCATCCAAG ACTTCCTGTCCCGGCCTGCAGCCTCCCAGCCCTGCCCCTCATCTACCTGTAGACTCCTCCACCATCACTCTCTTCCACCCACGACATCCAGGAGCACCAG GTGCAGAGACAGACCGAGGGCCGCCACGTTTAAACCAGGCGCTCACATCAGCAGTTTTAAG AGATCAGAGCAGGCCCTGGCGTCCTCGTCGCTCTACCTCCCTCACTGGTTCACCAGTAACAAGGCTGATTTGGACTGTTCGGGAATCACCAGTGTGCCCGACCTGAAGTACCCAGCCTGGCTCCAGGGGTGTGACCTCAGCGAGCCGCCTGCACAGTCAGAGCTGTGGGACGACCACG acGTTCTTCCACCTGGAGCTCCCAGAACCAGAGCTCCATCCTGGGTAGCAGACCTGGAGAAAGATGAAGATCCTGACCAGACACCTGCAGAG GTTGGCAGCCAGCAGGCGCTCAGAGACCTGAGGCTTCAGTTTGCTGAACAGATTTCTTTGCTCACTACAGAGAGGAAGAGCTCAGACGTTGTGATGAACATGTACCAAG ACAACAGGATCGAGTCTCTGATCCAGAAGGCGGACCAGGTGTTAAACTCTCTGTCTCAGAGTTCTGGACAAGCAGAGAGTCCTGCAGATTCAG tgagtcctgtgaaaactgagGAGCTGCTGCACCATTCGCCCTCACACTGTCCTCT TGACTCAGCAGCAGGAGGCTGCACAGAGGAGCTGACTGACAGGGGAGCAGAG GATTTGAGTCATGAAAACAGCATCTGGAAGCAGCCTGGTCCGGTGGAGGCTCTGAAACAGATGCTGTTCAGACTGCAGGCTGTGGAGGCAGAGCTTCAGCGACAACAACAGGCACCAGCAGCTCCGACTCTCTCAGAGTGGCTGCTGACATCAGCAACACAG TGGTCTGTTGGTAATGCAGAGCTGCAGGAGCTGCAAGAGCTTCAGAGTTTTCCTGGTAGACCATCACTAGAGAG AGCTCTGCATCACCTGAACTGCCTGAAGATGCTGGTGGAAGAAcccagacagaaacacagagcgacagaggaagagaaggaCGACGACGAGGGGCGCTACTCGTCCTCGTCTGTCGACAGACTGGTCTATTCTCAGCAGGAACCCTCCGGAAACTGA